ACTTCCTCTACGGGCTCGAGGTGGGCGAGGAGCACGTCGTGGACCTCGCCCGCGGGGTGCGCCTCTTCGTGGGGCTCGAAGCGATCGGCGAGGCTGACGACAAGGGCGTGCGCACGGTGATGGTGCGCGTGAACGGTCAACTGCGCCCGGTGTTTGCGAAGGATCGCAGCATCGCGGTCACGGTCGCCGTCGCGGAGAAGGCCGATCGCACCGACCCGGCGCACGTCGCTGCCCCCTTCTCGGGGACCGTCACGCTGAAGGCCGCGGCGGGCGACGAGGTCGCCGCCGGCCAGCCAGTCGCTACGATCGAAGCAATGAAGATGGAGGCCGCGATCACTGCTCCCCACGCGGGGAAGGTGGCGCGGATCCTGTTCACCGGCACCCGGCCGGTGGAGGCGGGCGACCTGCTCGTGGTGATCGACAAGGAGTAACTCGGTGGCGGTTCGCGAAATTCGGACGTTCGGTGATCCCGTGCTGCGCACGCCGTGCAGCACGATCGAAGTGATCGACGACGGCGTGCGCGCGCTGGTGACCGATTTGCTCGACACGGTCGCGTTTGACGGGCGGGCCGGCCTCGCGGCCACCCAGATCGGCCACACCGTGCGGGCGTTCAGCCTGAACATCGACGGCGAGATCAGCTACGTGCTCAATCCCGAGATTGTGGCGCTCGAGGGCGAGCCCGAGCCGACGGGCGAGGGCTGCCTGTCCGTGCCCGAGCTGTGGTTCTCGGTTGACCGCTACCCGCGCGCCACTGTCCGCGGCATCGACCTCGACGGCAACGAAGTGGTGATCTCGGGCGAGGGCCTGATGGCGCAGGCGCTCCAGCACGAGTGCGACCACCTCGAGGGGAAGCTCTACCTGAATCGCCTGGACCGGGAGAGTCGCGGCGAGGCGATGCGGCAGATCCGTTCGTCCACCTGGTTCTAGGGTGGGGAAAACCCCCGGCCAGGTTCGGGGGAGCGCCGGCTGTGCCGGGGCTGGCTGGCCAGGGAAGATAGTCACATGATCGATCGCGCCGACTCGCCCGCTGTGCCCGCCTCCCAGGATCCGCCTCGCGCGGCGTTCTCCGGGCTCTGGTCGGGGATGCCGCGCGAGCTCGCGTTCCTGCTGCTCGGGCTGCCGATCGGGGTCGCCGGCCTCGTCGTCTTCACGACGCTCGTTTCGCTCGGCCTGTCGCTTGCGGTCTTCGTGGGCGGCCTCTTCGTCCTGGTCGCCGCGATGCACGCCGCGCGCGGCTTTGGGGCGCTCGAGCTGCGACGGCTTGCCGCCGCGGGCCAGCCCGCGATCACCGGCCCACGTTGGCCGAGGTCGACGCCGGGCGCCGGGTTCTGGAGCCGGACACTCGCGCCGCTGCGCGACGGGGCCTCCTAGCGCTACCTCCTGCATGGCTGGATCGTGCAGCCGATCATCGGCATCACCACCTGGTGCGTCACCGTGACCTGGGTCGCGATGGCGCTCGGCGGCTTCAGCTATTGGTTCTGGCAGGGCTTCTTGCCGGCAAACGACGGCAACATCCTCCTGCATCGCGTCATTCTCGACTGGATGTTCCCAGGCAACGGCTGGGAGATCGACCCGCGACTCGGGGAGAGCGTGTTCAACCTCGTCGTCGGGATCTTCGCCCTGGCGACGCTGCCGCTGGTCGCCCGCCTGCTGACGCTGGCCCACCAGGGCGCCGCGCGCGGCCTCCTTTCGGCGGGCCGGGGCGACGCGCTGCGCGCTGAGGTCGCCGCGCTCAGCGCGTCCCGGGGCGCCGCGGTGCAGGCCGAGGACCAGTCGCTGCGACGCCTGGAGCGCGACATCCACGATGGCCCGCAACAGCGCCTCGTGCGCCTGCAGATGGATCTCGCGAGCGCGGAGCGCAGCCTCGAGCGGGACCCCGAGGCGGCCCGTGCATTGCTCGGCGAGGCGCGCGGGCAGGCCCACGACACGCTCGAAGAGCTCCGCGCACTGTCGCGCGGGTTTGCCCCGCCGATTTTGCAGGATCGCGGCCTGGTCGCGGGCCTCGAGTCTCTCGCGGCACGCAGCCCGATCCCGGTCGAGTTCGTGCGGGATCTCTCGCCCGAGCTCGTGCTCGCCCCTGAGGTCGAGCGCAGCGCCTACTTCGTGGCCGCCGAGCTGCTCACGAACGTCGCGAAGCACTCGGGCGCGGACGGGATCCGGCTCGAGCTCTCGGACCGGTCCGACGGCAGGGCGGGGAGAGAGCTCGTGCTGCGGGTCGAGGACAACGGCACCGGAGGTGCTTCGTTTGAGGATGGGCACGGCCTGCGTGGCCTCGCCGACCGCCTGGGAGGCCTGCTCGGTGAGCTCAGCGTGGAGAGCCCAGACGGTGGCCCGACCCGCGTCACCGCGCGAGTGCCGCTAGGGCGCTAGCGTGGGAGTGTGACG
This genomic stretch from Leucobacter sp. CX169 harbors:
- the def gene encoding peptide deformylase, producing the protein MAVREIRTFGDPVLRTPCSTIEVIDDGVRALVTDLLDTVAFDGRAGLAATQIGHTVRAFSLNIDGEISYVLNPEIVALEGEPEPTGEGCLSVPELWFSVDRYPRATVRGIDLDGNEVVISGEGLMAQALQHECDHLEGKLYLNRLDRESRGEAMRQIRSSTWF
- a CDS encoding sensor histidine kinase, giving the protein MQAEDQSLRRLERDIHDGPQQRLVRLQMDLASAERSLERDPEAARALLGEARGQAHDTLEELRALSRGFAPPILQDRGLVAGLESLAARSPIPVEFVRDLSPELVLAPEVERSAYFVAAELLTNVAKHSGADGIRLELSDRSDGRAGRELVLRVEDNGTGGASFEDGHGLRGLADRLGGLLGELSVESPDGGPTRVTARVPLGR